The sequence CAAACAAACGGAAACTCAGTGAGAGGGGTTTGGTAAAATCTTCAATCACCCGAAATATAGCGAGAAACGCCAGGGGTTGAGCGTAATCAGCAAAATAACCGACAAAGCCTTTTTTACTGATTCCGGCGTAGAAATACGCTAAAGACGTTAACAGGGCTAAAGCCACTGTGGTATTGATATCGCTGGTGGGGGCTGCTAATTCTCCTGAAGGCAGTTCGATCAGCTTCCAAGGAATTAAGGCACCTGACCAGTTAGAGGCAAAGATGAATAAGAACAGTGTTCCAATGAAGGGAACCCAAGGACGATATTCTTTTTCCCCGATTTGGTCTTTAGCAAGGTTGCGAATGAATTCTAGGGCGTACTCCATAAAATTCTGCATCCCATTGGGAATTCGCTGCACGTTGCTGCTGGCTAACACTGAGACAAGAATCAGCAAACCGATTACAAACCACGAAGTCAGAAAAATCTGACCATGCAATTTTAAACCGCCGACTTCCCAATAGAGGTGCTGGCCAACTTCCAAACTAGCAAGGGGAAGAGGATTGAAGATGTTTAAAACAGTCAGCATTTCCATTCAAGAGGCTTCCTCTACAGATTGAGGACTGGAGGATTCCGAAAACCACGTGACCTACTTTGGCTTCAAGGTGAACGTTGTCATGAGGACATAGGACAGGAGGGCGACTTTGTAGGTGAGAAATCCTAAGAAAATCGGTAAAATCTGGAGTTGATGCCATCGAGTGGCTAAAATCATAAAACCCGCTAGGATTAAAATCCGATTTTGGCCTAGTTTTTTCTTCTCTCTACCCAGTTTTTCCACATCCTGGCCGAGCATTCGCAAGTAGACTATGCCCACGCTCGCCCCGATTAAATAGTTGCAAGCAACTTCCAGGGAATAAAAACAGCAAACCGTAACAAAAATTACCCCCGTCGCGGCGAGTGTCATCAGCAGTAACTGACGTTGCAACTGATAATACTCCAGCATAGAAGGGTCGGGTTCTACAGAAAGCTTAGACCCGGATTCGACTGTTTCCTCTGCGTTTGTCATAGTTACTTGGACAAGTTCACCTATTTTGAGTTTAGTCACAACTGATTGAGCCGCTCCTAAAAGCGGGCAGTTCTAACTTTCCCCAAGTTCACGCACAGGCGCATAACACGCTCTGTAAGCCACAATGAATCATATCATGTTGTGGTAACAGAACTTAAAATAAATTTAATCACAGGAATTAATCAACAAGTAGGGTGCGTAAGCTCCGCGCACACACCCATAACAAACTTAATCCCCCAATGCAACTTGAATCTTCTGTTTAAGGGTAGTCACAACATCCTCAATGGCGATTTCTTGGGAGTTGTGAGTGGCTCGTTCTACCCATTCCACCTTACCGGATTTAATCGAACGTCCAGTGACAATGCGATAGGGGATGCCAATCAGATCTGCATCTTTGAATTTTACCCCGGCTCGTTCATCTCGATCATCTAATAATGTTTCAATTCCCGCTTGGTTTAATTCGGTATACAATTTTTCCGCTATTTCCACCTGTTGACCATCGGTAATATTGGGAATCACAATAATGGCTTGATACGGTGCGATCGCTACAGGCCAAATGATGCCATCTTTATCATAGGATTGTTCAACGGCCGATTGCGCTAACCGAGACACCCCAACTCCATAACATCCCATCACTAAGGGTAATTCTTCCCCCTGTTCATTGGTGAAAGTTGCCCCCATTGCTTGAGAATATTTAATCCCCAGTTGAAAAATATGACCGACTTCAATTCCTCTGGCACTGTGTAAAATTTGGTTCGGATCATGAACGGCGCGATCGCCTTTTTGAGCTTTTCTAATATCAACAATACGTTGAGATAAGGTAAATTCTTGACCCCAATTTGCCCCAACAACATGATATCCTGATTCATCCGCTCCGGTGACAAAATTCTTTAATTCAACGGCGGTTTGATCAACCATTCGCACAAATTTAGAGTAAACCCCTTCCTTCGTTTGAGAGCTAATATAATTATCTTCTAAATTCGGAGACATATAACCTAACGGTAACGTTTTTGCTGCCCATTTTTGTTGCGCTTCTTCATCAGGAACCGTTAACGATAATATGGTTTTTGCCCCAAATTCAGACGCTAATTTTGTTAATTCATTTTGCAATTTAACATCATTAACCTCCTGATCTCCCCGAATACTGACTAAAATTAAAATTGTTGTGCCATTATCATAAACGACTTGATACAGAACATTTTTAACAATTTGGGTCGGGGAACATTTCAAGAAATTGGCTAAGGTTTCAATGGTGTTTGTATTCGGGGTTTCTAACTTTTGATATTCAGTAAAATTAGAGGGTTCAGCATCAACCGGAAGGGACACAGCTTTTTCAGTGTTAGCCGCATATTTGCCATCTTCAGTATAGAGAACTTCATCTTCTCCCGCTTCTGCTAAGACCATAAATTCTTGGGAACCTGACCCCCCAATGGCTCCAGAATCAGCTTCTACAGCCCGATATTGTAACCCACAACGACGCAACATATTGCGATAGGCTTGATCCATATCTCGATAGGTTTTCTTTAAACTTTCCTCATCGCTATGGAAAGAATAGCCATCTTTCATAATAAATTCTCGTCCTCGCATTAACCCAAACCGAGGGCGAATTTCATCTCTAAATTTGGTTTGAATTTGATATAAATGTAAGGGTAGTTGTTGATGGGAACGGATCATATCTTTAGCAATAGTTGTGATCACTTCCTCATGGGTTGGCCCTAAGGCTAATTCCCGTTTGCGACGGTCAGTGAGGGAAAACATAATTCCCTCGGCTTTAGTATAAGTATCCCAGCGTCCTGACTCCCGCCAAAGTTCTGAAGGTTGGACTTGGGGAAGCAAACATTCTTGGGCTCCGGTGGCGTTCATTTCTTCTCGAACAATTTGAGAGACTTTTTGCAAAACGCGCCACATGAAGGGAAGATAAGCATAAATTCCACTTCCGATGCGTCGGATATATCCAGCACGGACTAATAGTTTATGACTGGGAATTTCTGCTTCTTTGGGATCTTCCCGCAGAGTGACAAATAGCATTTGAGACAGTCGCATCGTTTGGTTTCCTAAAATTAAAGACTAATTTATTATTATTGCAGAATTGTGTTCAATTTAACTCTAAAAAATAAAGATCAATCCCCGTAGGGGGCGAGGTTTCATCGCCTCTCATCTGATTTAAGTTTAAATTGTTATTTTTTTAAGAAGATTTTTGATTAAATTATTTTTTGATTTTACTAGATTCATTGATTTTAGGAGGAAACACTTGAGATAAATCTAAGGTTAAATCGGGAAAACAAGGTAAAGCTACAGACTCGTTAGGTAAATAAATTGATTTATTACGATAACCAAAGTCTCCTTGTAATTTTTGATACGGTTCCCGATAACATTCTAAACACAAATATTTTAAATAACAATAGGATTTATATTCATTATAATGCAGTGCGAGCGTCCTCGCTCGCTAATCCCAATAAAAACTCCCTAAGTCAATACAAACCCCCCTAAGCTGTTACGCATTTAAACTTGATCATCTAGCGAGCCAGGAGGCTCGCAATGAGGAATTTAAAAATATTAATTAAAAGACTTCCGCACCTTCAAACTGTTTAATATTTTGCAGTTTAGCAGACTCTCCACAGGTGCGAGGGGTGGGTAACATTTTACCTGGGTTCGCTAAACCTTTAGGGTTAAAAACTTCTCTCACCCATTGCATTGTTTCTAAATCAATTTCGTTAAACATTTGGGGCATATAGCATTTTTTGTCCGCACCAATACCATGTTCACCGGATAAGCTTCCGCCTACTTCAACACAGATTTTTAGAATTTCTCCGCCAATTTCTTCAACGGTTTCTAATGCGCCTGGAACGGAGTTATCATATAAAATTAAAGGATGTAAGTTTCCATCTCCCGCATGAAACACGTTAGCAATGGGATAACCATATTTTTCACTTAACGCTTCAATTTCTTTCAAAACATAAGCCATTTTTGTCCGAGGGATAACACCATCTTGGACATAATAATCAGGGCTGACATGACCTGCGGCTGCAAATGCTGCTTTGCGCCCTTTCCAAATTTTTAATCGATCTTCGGGGTTACTGGCTGTAGTAATATTTCTCGCCCCATTGTTTTTACAAATTTCCGCAACTCGTTGTTTATTCGTATCTACTTCCACTTGTAAGCCATCTAATTCAACGAGTAAAATTGATCCGGCATCACGGGGATACAAACCAATTTTTACGACATCTTCAACGGCATTAATACTGAGATTATCCATAATTTCCATTCCCCCTGGAATCATCCCCGAACTAATAATATCAGAAACCGCAGAACCAGCCGCTTCTAAATTGGTAAAATCCGCTAATAAAACACAAATTGATTCCGGTGCTTTCAGAATTCTTAAGGTGATTTCCGTAGCGATACCTAATGTTCCTTCTGAACCGACAAATAATCCTGTTAAATCATATCCCGGCATTTCGGGAATATCGCCCCCAATATCGACAATAGAGCCATCAGGAGTGACAATTTTTAAACCTAGAATATGATTGGTTGTTACTCCATATTTCAAACAATGAACGCCACCAGAATTTTCGGCAACATTTCCCCCAATAGAACAAATAATTTGGCTAGAAGGATCAGGCGCATAATAAAATCCAGCCCCACTAACAGCTTGTGTCACCCAATTATTAATAACGCCGGGTTGTACTACAACTCGTTGATTTTCTAAGTCAATATGCAGGATTTTTCGCATTAAAGCAGTG comes from Planktothrix tepida PCC 9214 and encodes:
- the atpB gene encoding F0F1 ATP synthase subunit A produces the protein MEMLTVLNIFNPLPLASLEVGQHLYWEVGGLKLHGQIFLTSWFVIGLLILVSVLASSNVQRIPNGMQNFMEYALEFIRNLAKDQIGEKEYRPWVPFIGTLFLFIFASNWSGALIPWKLIELPSGELAAPTSDINTTVALALLTSLAYFYAGISKKGFVGYFADYAQPLAFLAIFRVIEDFTKPLSLSFRLFGNILADELVVAVLVFLVPLFIPLPLMVLGLFLSAIQALIFATLAANYIGEALEGHGAEHHD
- a CDS encoding ATP synthase subunit I, encoding MTNAEETVESGSKLSVEPDPSMLEYYQLQRQLLLMTLAATGVIFVTVCCFYSLEVACNYLIGASVGIVYLRMLGQDVEKLGREKKKLGQNRILILAGFMILATRWHQLQILPIFLGFLTYKVALLSYVLMTTFTLKPK
- the proS gene encoding proline--tRNA ligase, producing the protein MRLSQMLFVTLREDPKEAEIPSHKLLVRAGYIRRIGSGIYAYLPFMWRVLQKVSQIVREEMNATGAQECLLPQVQPSELWRESGRWDTYTKAEGIMFSLTDRRKRELALGPTHEEVITTIAKDMIRSHQQLPLHLYQIQTKFRDEIRPRFGLMRGREFIMKDGYSFHSDEESLKKTYRDMDQAYRNMLRRCGLQYRAVEADSGAIGGSGSQEFMVLAEAGEDEVLYTEDGKYAANTEKAVSLPVDAEPSNFTEYQKLETPNTNTIETLANFLKCSPTQIVKNVLYQVVYDNGTTILILVSIRGDQEVNDVKLQNELTKLASEFGAKTILSLTVPDEEAQQKWAAKTLPLGYMSPNLEDNYISSQTKEGVYSKFVRMVDQTAVELKNFVTGADESGYHVVGANWGQEFTLSQRIVDIRKAQKGDRAVHDPNQILHSARGIEVGHIFQLGIKYSQAMGATFTNEQGEELPLVMGCYGVGVSRLAQSAVEQSYDKDGIIWPVAIAPYQAIIVIPNITDGQQVEIAEKLYTELNQAGIETLLDDRDERAGVKFKDADLIGIPYRIVTGRSIKSGKVEWVERATHNSQEIAIEDVVTTLKQKIQVALGD
- the glcD gene encoding glycolate oxidase subunit GlcD, whose product is MLAQKSQPTRNWKPLIQEFVAIVGQKGVIQRREELLVYECDGLTSYRQRPALVVLPKTTEEIAEVIKICDKNSIPWVARGAGTGLSGGALPVEDCVLIVTALMRKILHIDLENQRVVVQPGVINNWVTQAVSGAGFYYAPDPSSQIICSIGGNVAENSGGVHCLKYGVTTNHILGLKIVTPDGSIVDIGGDIPEMPGYDLTGLFVGSEGTLGIATEITLRILKAPESICVLLADFTNLEAAGSAVSDIISSGMIPGGMEIMDNLSINAVEDVVKIGLYPRDAGSILLVELDGLQVEVDTNKQRVAEICKNNGARNITTASNPEDRLKIWKGRKAAFAAAGHVSPDYYVQDGVIPRTKMAYVLKEIEALSEKYGYPIANVFHAGDGNLHPLILYDNSVPGALETVEEIGGEILKICVEVGGSLSGEHGIGADKKCYMPQMFNEIDLETMQWVREVFNPKGLANPGKMLPTPRTCGESAKLQNIKQFEGAEVF